The Scatophagus argus isolate fScaArg1 chromosome 4, fScaArg1.pri, whole genome shotgun sequence DNA window GTGACTCCTGGCAGTGTCATGCAGTGTCCGGACTGCTGCCACTTAATTTTTTCCCCATTTGTCTTGATAATACACTACCAATATTTTTGTTATCCATATGTCTAACATAAGCAGTATCTAGTGATATAGTTACAAATGGCATATGATGAAGCACTGCAATGAAATGACCACACCAGACATTGGACCCAGACAGATTCAAAGCTAcgctttaattaaaaaaatgacatgtcTAATGTAacgacaaaaataaatacaagtgtTTTATCTCTTTAACATGGccacgttttttttctttaatcttccaaaacagaacaaagtagaaagcagcacagaaaaaggCAGCGGCCCCTTGCCACGGAATGATAAGTGCCTTTGTCGAGTCAGTCAGTACTTGTATGTATGGTCAGCTCATGTCAGGGGAAAATGCGTTCCCTCAGCCGGACTTGAACAGCAGAATGGCCACCTGACCCAAGTAGAAGTAAATGAAATGCTTGGTCTCGTGAGTCACGTAGCTGCCAAAGTTTCTCCCAACAATGCAGTGCCAGGTCGGGTTGTATTTCTTGTCAAACTCCTGTGTGGGACAAAGACACGTGTATAAACATTTGTGGATGAGAGACTACAACATATCTCCCTGTAAGAATACTTGATGAAGGCTGAAGTAGATGTTCAAGcataaaaacaagcagaaaccaCTTTTGTCATTGATGATTTTAAAGGTTATGTCACAATTAAGTAGTGAGATTATATGCTTTTACTTGTCTGAAAATCGCAACTTATTAGGTTAGAACATACACATATCACTCTGTTAAGGTAAGACTGCATATTGCCTCACTGACGGATGTTACAGAGtagaaatacaaatacagttttGTCAGGCTTTGAGAGCTAAACACTTGAGGAGTACATACCCAAGCTTGAGCTGCATGATCTACTGTGACAAGACTTAAGGCTGAGATTTTGGCCATTGTGACAATGCTAAAATACTGTCTTAGTAATATTTAACAGCTAAATTACAAATGAGTAaccagttttcatttaaaaaaataaaacactggcaAGTATGCCAACAACCCCGAGCTGTAAATACTCGCACTGTACTCAGGAGTACATGAAAGATAATATACAGCTATAGCCAACAGTTTCTGTGGAAATTCTACATCATGGCCTCCCCTCCCTAAACTGAGCGGGAATGCCACCATGGAGACAAAGCTGTTGGCACGTAGCTTCTGCAGGACAGTCAGTCCAAGAGGAACATGTTTCCTCAGGAAGAGTGGAAACAATTACAAATACCAGGCTTGGCGTGTAACACAAATGATGCACGGGATGGTTGGTTagagagtgaaaaatgtttttccaccACTAGTTGCAGTCATGCAACTGCAGAAACTGTCAGTTGTGGGATTAAGGGAACCTTCATTCTGAATGGAACTGAGTGGAAGATGCTGGATGCGTCAGCAGTGGTTTTACCTTTTTGATGTAAGCAGCGATATCTTTCTCGATGTTGTACTTCTCCAGGGCCTGTGTGGCACACTCCACGGCGTCCTGCTGCATGTCCTCCGACATGTCGGCATTTTTTATCACTGCCTTCCTTTCAGACATGGTTGCTCTGGGAAACACACAACAGCGGAGGATTCATCATTTTCACAAGCAACACAATGCAATCGACTCTAGATCCTGAGCATCCCAAAAGTCCTCATCATCAGTTAAGTTAAATACTGTACGAACAACATGGAGGGTCAAATCAGCCcgcaaagcaaaagaaacatttaagtAGGGGCGAAGCTATCATTACATAATAACTGACACATAATATCTGAATTAGCCATTTCTACAAGTGTTGCATAACAACTTCCATGAGCGGCAATCTCGCTGGATGCGCGCTCTGCGTAGTTTCTATGGATACGCAAGACATTTAAGCTAATCGTCTCAAATTTACCCAGTATATTaacaaaaatactgcaaaatatgagtctggaaaatgaaaacacatctcTAAAACAAACGTAACGATAGAAAATAGcgaaaaaaaacaacctttatCTGCCTCAGTATGCAggttacaaaaataaacactatTCTCATGATAAATTAACGTTTGGCATAAATA harbors:
- the dynll1 gene encoding dynein light chain 1, cytoplasmic, whose translation is MSERKAVIKNADMSEDMQQDAVECATQALEKYNIEKDIAAYIKKEFDKKYNPTWHCIVGRNFGSYVTHETKHFIYFYLGQVAILLFKSG